A stretch of Desulfobacterales bacterium DNA encodes these proteins:
- a CDS encoding DUF1343 domain-containing protein translates to MKVQTGLERLIESPPEWLKGKKIGLLCNPASIDSQFRHASQLIHRMFPEQLTALYSPQHGFHAEKQDNMIESDSFTDQTLNIPVYSLYGKTRIPTRQMIKPVDVLIIDLQDVGTRVYTFIHTVSYCMEAAKTFGTRVLVLDRPNPVTGCMIEGNCLSPDCRSFVGRFPIPMRHGMTIGELCLLFNHHFGIGCELDVIPMSGWKRHMYFEDSGLPWVAPSPNLPTPVSARVYPGQVLWEGTNISEGRGTTQPFETFGAPFIDTQTLLNNLKGTIPGAILRKTVFEPTSNKWQNCACNGFQIHITDPYLYHPYRTSLKLLHAIIAGFKNDFSWKQPPYEYEFERLPIDLILGGQHIRTRIERGDDIDDIEASWQPELDQFINTSKKFYLY, encoded by the coding sequence ATGAAGGTACAAACCGGGCTTGAAAGGCTGATTGAATCGCCCCCCGAATGGCTAAAGGGTAAAAAAATCGGATTGCTGTGCAACCCGGCTTCGATCGACAGTCAATTCCGTCATGCGAGCCAGTTAATACACAGAATGTTTCCGGAACAGTTAACGGCGCTGTACTCACCCCAGCACGGTTTCCATGCCGAAAAGCAGGACAATATGATCGAGTCGGACAGTTTTACCGATCAGACATTGAACATACCGGTATACAGTCTTTACGGCAAGACCCGTATCCCTACCAGACAGATGATAAAACCGGTCGATGTTTTGATCATCGACCTTCAGGATGTTGGAACACGTGTCTACACCTTTATTCATACGGTATCGTACTGCATGGAAGCCGCAAAAACGTTCGGCACCCGAGTACTCGTTCTGGATCGACCCAATCCGGTCACCGGCTGCATGATCGAAGGCAACTGCCTTTCACCGGATTGTCGGTCTTTTGTCGGCCGGTTTCCAATACCCATGCGTCACGGCATGACCATCGGAGAACTTTGTCTGCTGTTCAATCATCACTTTGGCATCGGCTGTGAGCTGGATGTCATCCCCATGAGCGGATGGAAAAGACATATGTATTTTGAAGACTCCGGCCTGCCCTGGGTCGCGCCATCCCCCAATTTACCCACACCGGTATCCGCCAGGGTTTATCCCGGACAGGTATTGTGGGAAGGGACCAACATATCCGAAGGCCGTGGAACCACGCAGCCCTTTGAGACCTTCGGAGCTCCATTCATTGATACTCAAACCCTGCTCAACAATCTGAAAGGAACTATACCGGGGGCAATCCTCAGGAAAACCGTATTTGAACCAACATCCAACAAATGGCAAAACTGTGCATGCAACGGTTTTCAAATTCACATAACCGATCCGTATCTGTATCATCCCTATCGAACCAGCCTCAAGCTGCTCCATGCCATCATTGCCGGCTTCAAAAACGACTTTTCATGGAAGCAGCCCCCGTATGAATATGAATTTGAACGGTTACCCATCGATTTGATCCTCGGAGGCCAACACATCCGAACCCGGATCGAACGGGGGGATGACATCGATGACATTGAGGCATCATGGCAACCAGAGCTTGATCAGTTCATCAATACAAGCAAAAAATTTTACCTGTACTGA
- the dapB gene encoding dihydrodipicolinate reductase: MNTIKLMVNGIPGNIATNLIQHVQKDIRFDLIGYSLTGPEIVETEYRLDDLPICLIQPHLRDELIPEILKKEGCFISIDFTHPSAVNANAEFYRKWKLPFVMGTTGGDRRHLEDTVIGSDIPAVIAPNMAKQIVAFQAMMEYAARSFPDLFRGYTLQVKESHQKGKADTSGTAKAVVASFQKLGIDFSENQIIKERDPEIQKSVWGVPEDYLKGHAWHTYTVVSEDNTVKFEFTHNINGRDVYARGILDAAEYLHHKVQRGERGKVFTMMDVLKKI; the protein is encoded by the coding sequence ATGAATACAATCAAATTGATGGTAAACGGCATCCCGGGAAATATCGCGACAAATTTAATACAGCACGTTCAAAAGGATATCCGGTTTGACCTCATCGGGTATTCTCTGACCGGGCCGGAAATCGTTGAAACCGAATATCGGCTTGATGATCTTCCGATCTGTTTGATTCAGCCCCATCTCAGGGACGAACTCATTCCGGAAATTTTAAAAAAGGAAGGCTGTTTTATCAGCATTGACTTTACACATCCCTCCGCGGTCAATGCTAACGCCGAATTTTACCGAAAATGGAAACTGCCATTTGTCATGGGCACTACCGGAGGTGACCGCAGACATCTGGAAGATACCGTGATCGGATCTGATATTCCGGCTGTCATTGCGCCCAATATGGCCAAGCAGATTGTCGCCTTTCAGGCCATGATGGAATATGCTGCCCGATCATTTCCGGATCTGTTCAGGGGCTATACCCTGCAGGTGAAAGAAAGCCACCAGAAGGGCAAGGCTGACACCAGCGGGACGGCAAAAGCCGTTGTGGCCTCGTTTCAGAAACTGGGAATTGATTTTTCAGAAAATCAGATCATCAAGGAACGGGATCCGGAAATCCAGAAATCGGTCTGGGGCGTGCCGGAGGATTATCTCAAAGGACATGCATGGCATACCTATACGGTCGTTTCCGAAGACAACACCGTCAAATTCGAATTTACCCACAATATCAACGGACGCGATGTCTATGCCAGAGGCATCCTCGATGCCGCCGAATATCTGCATCACAAAGTGCAGCGGGGTGAACGGGGTAAGGTGTTTACCATGATGGACGTGCTCAAAAAAATATAG
- a CDS encoding 1-acyl-sn-glycerol-3-phosphate acyltransferase, whose amino-acid sequence MISLWSQLKIKIQDWVNAALRGTHDHYSCYLPKNLGMISEQILKLFFSGIRLNKDQTPILSNLPENAVIVYTNQYKSYFEFLFYHTRYKADKLPFPEIGLDYQSIAWQPVSRIFQMLLAHIDYFRQNRKWPDPYKSGYIQKELISGRIALVSLLEKKGGHRRFVKARVDPIRYLIDMQRSLDRPIYIIPQIMFFGKKPHHSTPSVLDIIFGSKEMPGSIRRLVAMFKNPGTVFVEISEPVNLQNFVRRAENGNLGIEHVSFSLRRHLMAQINRHRQSIIGPVLKSREELKENILTSDRLRKYMEQYSKKRDIPIYKVHKKADAYLEEIAAKYNISIIKTASVLVSWLLNSLFEGISINDDVLKKVKSMSHKAPLILIPCHKSHLDYIILSYVLHKNDMPCPMIAAGKNLSFWPMGALFRSAGAFFIRRTFRGAVLYAKVFSEYIHQLLAEGFNIEFFIEGGRSRTGKLTLPKLGLLTLLINAFKQGACDDMIFVPIYIGYDRVMEESSYLHEIEGGQKEAESLWQVFKARKLLHRRYGRIYIKFNDPISFNALLSRNNLSIHQMSAKEQNAVCRDLGCRLINAINSVTVVTPFGLLASALLNSPKNRFSREQLKFQIDTYITFLYSRNAIIADTLVMDQETAIEHAIESFAQRKFIEQISPHKDDTAADIFFKVNESKRPLIEYYKNNCIAFFVPAAFTALAIIEKDAFQFSSADLLPGYNFLKKLFQNEFTYHPDQSPETVIRKAIKAFIDDAVLMPHPTMPDTYNLTSVGFRKLKIFGTFLKTYFESYWIVLNIYRQYPRNSIDSKDRMKKIQAKGNRYYKRNEIERKEALSTVNFQNAIDFFTSIGIKGAEDKEKIEYYLTAFETYLNCL is encoded by the coding sequence ATGATATCGTTATGGTCACAGCTGAAAATTAAAATTCAAGACTGGGTCAACGCTGCCCTGAGAGGGACACATGACCATTACAGTTGCTATCTGCCGAAAAATCTCGGCATGATTTCAGAACAAATCCTCAAACTGTTTTTTTCCGGCATCCGCCTCAATAAAGATCAGACCCCCATCCTGAGCAATTTACCCGAGAATGCTGTTATCGTTTATACCAATCAATACAAGAGTTATTTCGAATTTCTTTTTTACCATACCCGCTACAAAGCCGACAAACTCCCTTTTCCGGAAATAGGGCTGGATTATCAATCCATTGCATGGCAACCCGTATCCCGTATTTTTCAAATGCTTCTGGCCCATATCGACTATTTCAGACAAAACCGGAAGTGGCCTGATCCATATAAAAGCGGCTACATCCAAAAAGAGCTGATCTCCGGCCGTATTGCGCTGGTATCTTTACTGGAAAAAAAAGGGGGCCACCGACGGTTTGTAAAGGCCAGGGTCGATCCGATCCGTTACCTGATCGATATGCAGCGCTCACTGGATCGACCGATATATATCATTCCTCAAATCATGTTTTTTGGGAAAAAGCCCCATCACTCAACGCCTTCTGTCCTTGATATCATATTTGGCAGCAAAGAAATGCCCGGAAGCATCCGGCGCCTTGTTGCCATGTTTAAAAATCCGGGCACCGTGTTTGTGGAAATATCTGAACCGGTGAACCTGCAAAATTTCGTCCGCCGTGCGGAAAACGGCAACCTCGGGATCGAGCATGTGTCATTTTCCTTGAGACGACACCTCATGGCCCAGATCAATCGCCACCGCCAGAGCATTATCGGACCGGTACTTAAATCCAGAGAAGAACTCAAAGAGAATATTCTGACCAGTGACCGGCTCCGGAAATATATGGAACAATACTCGAAAAAACGTGATATTCCCATTTATAAAGTTCACAAGAAAGCCGACGCCTATCTTGAAGAAATCGCGGCCAAGTATAACATATCCATTATAAAAACGGCCTCAGTGCTGGTCTCATGGCTGTTAAATTCCCTGTTCGAAGGTATTTCGATTAACGATGACGTGCTCAAAAAAGTCAAAAGCATGTCTCACAAAGCACCTTTAATCCTCATCCCATGCCATAAAAGCCATCTGGACTATATCATTTTGTCTTACGTCCTTCACAAAAACGATATGCCATGCCCCATGATTGCCGCCGGCAAGAACCTGTCTTTCTGGCCGATGGGGGCGCTGTTCCGAAGCGCAGGGGCCTTTTTCATCCGAAGAACCTTCAGGGGCGCTGTCCTGTATGCAAAGGTGTTTTCTGAATACATTCATCAGCTGCTTGCAGAAGGATTCAATATCGAATTTTTCATTGAAGGAGGAAGAAGCCGGACCGGAAAATTGACCCTGCCCAAACTGGGACTGCTGACGCTGCTGATCAATGCGTTCAAACAGGGGGCCTGTGATGACATGATTTTTGTGCCGATATATATCGGCTATGACAGAGTAATGGAAGAATCATCCTATCTTCATGAAATCGAGGGGGGACAAAAAGAGGCCGAAAGCCTGTGGCAGGTGTTTAAAGCCAGAAAACTCCTGCACAGACGGTATGGAAGAATCTACATAAAGTTTAACGACCCGATTTCATTCAATGCACTGCTTTCCCGGAACAACCTGTCGATTCACCAGATGTCCGCCAAAGAGCAAAATGCCGTATGCAGAGATCTGGGCTGCCGACTCATTAATGCCATCAACAGCGTCACGGTTGTCACCCCGTTCGGACTGCTGGCCAGTGCATTGCTCAACTCCCCCAAGAATCGGTTTTCTCGTGAGCAATTAAAGTTTCAGATCGATACCTACATCACGTTTCTGTATTCCAGAAACGCGATCATAGCGGACACGCTTGTCATGGATCAGGAAACCGCGATAGAGCATGCGATAGAATCCTTCGCGCAGAGAAAGTTTATCGAACAGATTTCACCCCATAAGGATGACACCGCGGCCGATATCTTTTTCAAAGTCAATGAAAGCAAGCGACCGCTGATTGAATATTACAAAAACAACTGTATCGCTTTTTTTGTTCCAGCAGCGTTTACCGCGCTGGCTATCATCGAAAAAGATGCATTTCAGTTTTCTTCAGCCGATCTCCTGCCCGGTTATAATTTTCTCAAAAAATTGTTTCAAAATGAATTTACCTATCATCCGGATCAATCACCGGAAACCGTTATCAGAAAAGCCATCAAGGCGTTTATCGATGATGCCGTATTGATGCCTCATCCCACAATGCCCGACACCTACAATTTAACATCCGTGGGATTCAGAAAGCTGAAAATATTCGGTACTTTTTTAAAGACTTATTTTGAATCGTATTGGATTGTATTAAATATTTACAGACAGTATCCCAGAAATTCGATAGATTCAAAAGACCGGATGAAAAAAATCCAGGCAAAAGGCAACCGGTACTATAAACGCAACGAAATCGAACGAAAAGAAGCCCTGTCAACAGTCAACTTTCAAAATGCCATTGATTTTTTTACAAGCATCGGAATTAAAGGCGCCGAAGACAAAGAAAAGATTGAATATTATTTAACCGCTTTTGAAACATATTTAAACTGTCTGTAA
- a CDS encoding sugar phosphate nucleotidyltransferase, which translates to MKALILAAGFGSRLRPFTDHIPKPLFPVNGRPVLDLMIQKLIRAGCCAIMINTHHLHRKIDAFIGTQRYSVPVVTRYEPDILGTGGAVKNISDFWDLQPLMVINSDIITDIDLKAVYDFHLHHPHPVTMVMHDYPEFNTVAIDQNDFITGFDDQTPSAPRLPGNRLSAFTGIQVLDPAVLDAIPDKGFSSIIDAYRNLICRGNKVKAFIAHHPYWRDIGTPVRYRQAAIDHMAPEAFNRSGPAQSADGPPAVCHTVLSRWDITPLSGDGSDRNWYRIRHDNRSLIIADHGIGVKNSPSEIGAYISIGRHLLEKQVRVPEIFLHDMFSGLVFVEDLGDINLQAVVRQTRNMQTVISIYHEVIDQLILMSVHAADGFDPSWAWQTAEYDRGVILENECRYFIEAFVNGYLGLNIRVEDVWNEFENLADNTLKFSVPGFMHRDMQSRNIMVTQQGQNYFIDFQGGRIGPIQYDIASLLNDPYVTLPGSVRHRLFDYYLRSLNSQIPVCRDNFRKGYHYCCITRNLQILAAFGFLSRIKKKIHFEQYIPTAALTLAEHLSTDQIPEFPRLKTLAEQIKQTIQRGTH; encoded by the coding sequence ATGAAAGCTTTAATACTTGCCGCAGGTTTCGGATCACGGCTGCGGCCTTTTACTGATCATATCCCAAAGCCTCTGTTTCCTGTAAACGGGCGCCCTGTTCTGGATCTCATGATTCAGAAGCTGATCAGGGCAGGCTGCTGTGCCATCATGATCAATACGCATCATCTTCACCGGAAGATAGACGCCTTTATTGGAACACAACGTTATTCTGTGCCGGTGGTTACCCGCTATGAGCCGGATATATTGGGGACCGGAGGCGCCGTTAAAAATATCTCTGATTTCTGGGATCTTCAGCCGTTGATGGTGATCAACAGCGATATCATTACCGATATTGATTTAAAGGCGGTATATGATTTCCATTTGCACCATCCTCATCCCGTCACCATGGTGATGCACGATTATCCCGAATTCAATACTGTCGCCATCGATCAAAACGATTTCATAACCGGCTTTGATGATCAGACCCCTTCTGCCCCCCGGTTGCCGGGAAACCGTTTATCGGCATTTACCGGTATCCAGGTGCTTGATCCGGCCGTATTGGATGCCATACCGGACAAAGGATTTTCCAGCATCATTGATGCTTACCGGAATTTGATATGCCGTGGCAACAAGGTCAAAGCCTTCATCGCCCATCATCCATACTGGCGGGATATCGGAACACCGGTTCGATACCGGCAGGCAGCAATCGATCACATGGCCCCTGAAGCCTTCAACCGGTCCGGTCCTGCGCAATCGGCCGATGGCCCGCCGGCTGTCTGCCATACAGTTCTTTCACGATGGGACATCACCCCGCTTTCAGGAGACGGATCAGACCGGAACTGGTACCGCATCCGACATGACAACCGGTCTCTGATCATTGCAGACCATGGAATCGGCGTTAAAAACAGCCCATCCGAAATTGGCGCATACATTTCGATCGGTCGCCATCTGCTTGAAAAACAGGTTCGGGTGCCGGAGATCTTTCTTCATGATATGTTTTCCGGCCTTGTTTTTGTCGAAGACCTGGGGGATATCAATCTTCAGGCGGTGGTTCGTCAGACCCGCAATATGCAAACGGTCATATCGATTTACCATGAAGTAATCGATCAGTTGATTCTTATGTCCGTTCACGCGGCAGACGGGTTTGACCCGTCATGGGCCTGGCAGACCGCTGAATATGACCGCGGCGTCATTCTTGAAAATGAATGCCGCTATTTTATCGAGGCCTTCGTCAATGGCTATCTGGGTCTGAATATACGTGTCGAAGATGTGTGGAATGAATTTGAAAATCTTGCCGACAATACGCTCAAATTTTCGGTACCCGGCTTTATGCACAGGGACATGCAGAGCAGAAATATTATGGTGACGCAGCAGGGGCAAAATTATTTTATTGATTTTCAGGGAGGAAGAATCGGACCGATCCAGTACGACATCGCCTCTCTGCTGAATGATCCATATGTGACGCTGCCCGGCTCGGTCCGCCACCGGCTCTTCGATTACTATCTCCGGTCGCTGAACTCACAGATACCCGTTTGCCGGGATAACTTCAGAAAAGGATATCACTATTGCTGTATCACACGGAACCTTCAGATTCTCGCCGCTTTTGGTTTTTTATCCCGTATCAAAAAAAAGATACACTTTGAACAATACATCCCGACAGCGGCCCTTACGTTAGCCGAACATCTTTCAACTGATCAGATTCCAGAATTTCCACGGTTGAAAACGCTTGCAGAACAAATCAAACAAACGATTCAGCGGGGAACCCATTAA
- a CDS encoding cobalamin biosynthesis protein CbiA translates to MEFDLKGIVIIAGNYGSGKTEVAVNLAMNRKRAGMDVRIADLDLVNPYFRTREARGVLTQLGIDVVLPHEKYLNADLPMLVPEISGLIRQPGELALLDLGGDDVGATVLASLADAFKDRQVHMLQVVNPFRPFTDSIEGCLKIRAEIEKASRLTVSGIIGNANLIDETTVDDIYKGYDFVTSLSERSGLPLKFITAAVELLPVIDTKLFSCLVLPIHRQLVPPWKKPARVGTEHLILH, encoded by the coding sequence GTGGAATTTGATCTAAAAGGAATTGTGATCATCGCAGGCAATTACGGAAGCGGAAAGACCGAAGTTGCTGTCAATCTTGCTATGAACCGCAAGCGCGCCGGGATGGATGTCAGAATTGCCGACCTTGATCTGGTTAATCCGTATTTTAGAACCCGGGAAGCCCGGGGGGTGCTGACGCAATTGGGTATTGATGTGGTTTTGCCGCATGAAAAATATCTGAATGCGGATTTGCCGATGCTTGTACCCGAAATTTCAGGTTTGATTCGTCAACCCGGTGAATTGGCGCTGCTGGACCTCGGAGGAGATGATGTCGGAGCGACCGTTCTTGCCTCTCTGGCGGATGCATTTAAAGACCGTCAGGTTCACATGCTTCAGGTTGTCAATCCTTTTCGACCATTCACAGACAGCATCGAAGGCTGTTTAAAAATCAGGGCCGAAATTGAAAAGGCGTCCAGACTGACTGTGAGCGGGATTATCGGAAACGCCAATCTGATTGACGAGACAACCGTCGATGATATTTATAAAGGATATGATTTTGTGACATCCTTATCGGAACGCAGTGGGCTGCCCCTTAAGTTTATCACTGCCGCCGTTGAACTCCTGCCTGTGATTGATACCAAACTTTTTTCCTGCCTGGTTCTGCCTATACATCGACAACTTGTCCCTCCATGGAAAAAGCCCGCAAGAGTTGGGACGGAACATTTAATACTTCATTAG
- a CDS encoding 4Fe-4S binding protein, whose amino-acid sequence MAFNYSIDNDRCKGCGLCISVCPKNVLEISSQVNMKGYFPVYQARPGDCIFCTACCIMCPDVAITITETADDAVEQE is encoded by the coding sequence ATGGCTTTTAACTATAGTATTGATAACGACAGGTGCAAAGGATGCGGGTTGTGTATTTCCGTATGTCCTAAAAATGTATTGGAAATTTCAAGCCAGGTCAATATGAAGGGGTATTTTCCGGTTTATCAGGCCAGACCGGGGGATTGCATTTTTTGTACGGCTTGCTGCATCATGTGTCCCGACGTTGCCATCACGATTACCGAAACAGCAGATGATGCCGTTGAGCAGGAATAA
- a CDS encoding thiamine pyrophosphate-dependent enzyme: MAKTFAKPNVLTDRDTHYCPGCTHGVVHRLVAEVIDELGIRGRTVGIAPVGCAVFIYNYIDVDFQEAAHGRAPAMATGIKRCRPDLMVFTYQGDGDLASIGMGEIVHAANRGEKITTIFVNNAVYGMTGGQMAPTTMPGQRTTTSPFGRDVEQSGMPIQMGELLASLKTPAYISRQTVIKPKYIIKAKKAIKKAFTYQLEGRCFSLVEVVSTCPTNWGMTPVESVKWVEETMLPYYKLGDIKLPD; the protein is encoded by the coding sequence ATGGCAAAAACGTTTGCAAAGCCGAACGTCCTGACGGATCGAGATACACATTATTGTCCGGGTTGCACGCACGGGGTGGTTCATCGACTGGTGGCCGAAGTGATTGACGAGCTGGGAATTCGAGGGCGAACGGTTGGAATTGCACCGGTAGGGTGTGCGGTATTCATATATAATTATATTGATGTTGATTTTCAGGAGGCGGCTCACGGTCGAGCGCCGGCGATGGCTACCGGCATCAAGCGTTGCCGGCCTGATTTGATGGTGTTTACCTATCAGGGAGATGGGGATCTTGCCAGTATCGGAATGGGCGAGATCGTGCATGCGGCAAATCGCGGAGAAAAGATTACGACGATTTTTGTCAATAATGCAGTTTACGGCATGACCGGCGGACAAATGGCCCCTACGACCATGCCGGGCCAGAGAACCACAACCTCTCCGTTTGGCAGGGATGTCGAGCAGAGCGGTATGCCGATTCAGATGGGTGAACTGCTGGCGTCGCTGAAAACGCCTGCCTACATATCCAGGCAGACGGTGATTAAACCCAAATATATCATCAAGGCCAAAAAAGCCATTAAAAAGGCGTTTACATATCAGCTTGAAGGCCGATGCTTCAGCCTGGTTGAGGTGGTAAGCACATGTCCGACCAACTGGGGAATGACACCGGTTGAATCGGTTAAATGGGTGGAGGAAACCATGCTGCCGTATTATAAACTGGGTGATATCAAACTACCGGATTAA
- a CDS encoding 2-oxoacid:acceptor oxidoreductase family protein, with the protein MQTEVIFAGFGGQGILLSGKLLAYAALEKGYEVAWVPSYGPEMRGGTAYCSVVISDRVIGSPITKTPQHLVAMNLPSLQKFAPAVKPHGVILINSSLIPGESSGRDDVDELYVPATGIAKGLGSVKVANIVALSAFVARSGIVDFELIEKAVRKEFAKKEKFMPMNMEAIRQGREAAVSA; encoded by the coding sequence ATGCAGACTGAAGTGATATTTGCCGGTTTTGGCGGACAGGGTATATTGTTGAGTGGTAAACTTCTGGCGTATGCGGCCCTTGAAAAAGGCTACGAAGTCGCATGGGTTCCTTCTTACGGTCCGGAGATGCGGGGGGGCACTGCCTACTGCTCGGTGGTGATCAGTGACCGGGTCATCGGTTCCCCGATCACCAAAACACCGCAGCATCTGGTTGCCATGAATCTGCCATCCCTGCAGAAGTTTGCCCCTGCCGTCAAGCCGCATGGCGTGATACTGATCAACAGTTCGCTGATTCCCGGAGAATCTTCAGGCAGAGATGATGTGGATGAACTTTATGTGCCGGCCACGGGCATTGCCAAGGGCCTGGGGAGCGTTAAGGTGGCAAATATAGTTGCGCTTTCTGCTTTTGTTGCGCGAAGCGGTATCGTGGATTTTGAATTGATTGAAAAGGCGGTTCGAAAAGAATTTGCTAAAAAAGAAAAATTTATGCCCATGAATATGGAAGCGATTCGACAGGGTCGTGAAGCAGCTGTTTCTGCCTGA
- the vorB gene encoding 3-methyl-2-oxobutanoate dehydrogenase subunit VorB → MGKILMKGNEAIGEAAIRAGALHYFAYPITPQSEVAEYLSRRMPDVGGVFLQGESEVAVGYMLFGASGCGVRVFTSSSSPGISLMSEALSFIASAECPAVFVNIVRGGPGLGGILPSQGDYFQATKGGGHGDYHLLVMAPSGVQEAVEMVMMSFPLAEKYRNPVMILGDGLIGQMMEPVEFPEHLVTEPSNKDDWATNGMDTRRRTDANLVKSLFLDSDELNNHNLRLKAKYDRMKREDVRFEAYNTASDYKVLIVSYGTMSRVCKTAIDQLKDEGIEVGMIRPQTLFPFPEKAVYEAAMKSSCEVVVSIEMSMGQMVEDVERCVRGKKPVRWYGSCGGDVPSPEEIMEVVKTL, encoded by the coding sequence ATGGGCAAGATATTAATGAAAGGAAATGAAGCGATCGGTGAAGCAGCGATCAGAGCGGGCGCTCTTCATTATTTTGCTTATCCGATTACCCCTCAGTCTGAAGTTGCAGAGTATCTGTCCCGGCGGATGCCCGATGTCGGAGGTGTTTTCCTTCAGGGTGAGAGCGAAGTTGCGGTCGGCTATATGCTGTTTGGCGCTTCCGGTTGCGGGGTGAGGGTGTTTACCTCTTCATCGAGTCCGGGAATCAGCCTGATGAGCGAGGCTTTGAGCTTTATTGCATCGGCCGAGTGCCCTGCCGTTTTTGTCAATATCGTTCGCGGCGGGCCCGGGCTGGGGGGGATACTCCCATCTCAGGGCGATTATTTTCAGGCTACCAAGGGCGGAGGACATGGAGACTATCATCTGCTGGTGATGGCCCCTTCCGGGGTTCAGGAAGCCGTTGAGATGGTCATGATGTCGTTTCCGCTCGCGGAAAAATACCGGAATCCGGTGATGATACTCGGAGACGGATTAATCGGCCAGATGATGGAGCCGGTTGAATTCCCGGAGCATCTGGTGACCGAGCCCAGCAATAAGGACGATTGGGCTACCAACGGAATGGATACCCGCCGGCGCACTGATGCCAATCTGGTCAAATCCCTGTTTCTGGACTCCGATGAACTCAATAATCACAACCTTCGCCTGAAAGCCAAATATGACCGGATGAAACGCGAGGATGTTAGATTCGAAGCCTATAATACGGCATCCGATTACAAGGTACTGATCGTCAGCTACGGCACCATGAGCAGGGTATGTAAAACGGCGATTGATCAGTTGAAAGACGAGGGAATCGAGGTCGGCATGATAAGGCCTCAGACCCTTTTCCCGTTTCCGGAAAAAGCGGTTTATGAGGCGGCGATGAAAAGCAGCTGTGAAGTGGTTGTCAGTATTGAAATGAGTATGGGGCAGATGGTTGAGGATGTCGAACGCTGTGTCAGGGGGAAAAAACCGGTTCGATGGTACGGATCATGCGGTGGCGATGTGCCGTCTCCGGAAGAAATCATGGAAGTTGTAAAGACGCTTTAA